One genomic region from Jiangella sp. DSM 45060 encodes:
- a CDS encoding GNAT family N-acetyltransferase produces MLTSALVELPDHAALVAASGGHPVVRWDHHQGGFERAWSLGGAVGWTVRGRRGLALVAVGPEPEAGRLATAALEVAPVPRLVVPAGALPYVAAPLGAGDDWDWFWTTSAPAPRPGEQAVRPLGPADDADLAELLRVSSPRTSAQPGDPNVRTWFGLRDASGTLVACAAERDQRPGVWHLQAIATHPSHRGRGYGADVTAAVTRAALAAGAQAVTLGMYADNDVARRLYERLGFRVGQAFATRAVGH; encoded by the coding sequence GTGCTGACCTCCGCGCTCGTCGAGCTGCCCGATCACGCCGCGCTGGTGGCGGCGAGTGGGGGACACCCCGTCGTGCGCTGGGACCACCACCAGGGCGGGTTCGAGCGCGCCTGGTCGCTGGGCGGCGCCGTCGGCTGGACGGTGCGGGGGCGGCGCGGACTCGCGTTGGTCGCCGTCGGCCCCGAGCCCGAGGCCGGGCGGCTGGCGACGGCGGCGCTGGAGGTGGCGCCGGTGCCGCGCCTCGTGGTCCCGGCCGGTGCGCTGCCGTACGTGGCGGCGCCGCTCGGGGCGGGCGACGACTGGGACTGGTTCTGGACGACGTCCGCGCCTGCGCCGCGGCCGGGTGAGCAGGCGGTGCGCCCGCTCGGTCCTGCCGACGACGCCGACCTCGCCGAGCTGCTGCGGGTGTCGTCGCCGCGGACGTCGGCGCAGCCGGGCGACCCGAACGTGCGCACGTGGTTCGGGCTGCGCGACGCGTCGGGCACGTTGGTGGCGTGCGCCGCCGAACGCGACCAGCGTCCCGGTGTCTGGCACCTGCAGGCGATCGCCACCCACCCATCCCACCGCGGCCGTGGCTACGGCGCCGACGTCACCGCCGCCGTCACGCGCGCCGCTCTGGCCGCCGGCGCGCAGGCCGTCACGCTCGGCATGTACGCCGACAACGACGTCGCCCGCCGCCTCTACGAGCGCCTCGGCTTCCGCGTCGGCCAGGCGTTCGCCACCCGCGCCGTCGGCCACTGA
- a CDS encoding nuclear transport factor 2 family protein has product MTTPEPHAFARDWLAAWNAHDVEAVLRHFHDDVVFTSPVAARVLPETGGVLRGKNELRRYWTEGLRQIPDLRFAVEAVYAGVSALVITYRNQNDVLVNEVLIFDGDRVREGHGTYPGDDPNPAGARG; this is encoded by the coding sequence ATGACGACTCCCGAACCGCACGCCTTCGCCCGCGACTGGCTGGCCGCCTGGAACGCCCACGACGTCGAAGCGGTGCTGCGGCACTTCCACGACGACGTGGTGTTCACGTCGCCGGTGGCGGCGCGGGTGCTGCCCGAGACCGGCGGGGTCCTGCGCGGCAAGAACGAGCTGCGCCGCTACTGGACCGAAGGGCTGCGGCAGATCCCCGACCTGCGGTTCGCCGTCGAGGCGGTCTACGCGGGCGTCTCGGCGCTCGTCATCACCTACCGGAATCAGAACGACGTGCTGGTCAACGAGGTGCTGATCTTCGACGGCGACCGCGTGCGCGAGGGCCACGGCACCTACCCGGGCGACGACCCGAACCCGGCCGGAGCACGCGGCTGA
- a CDS encoding siderophore-interacting protein encodes MTIATTERAVRRAADVPSWRPFRVTVARVQQLTPCFLRITFTGGDLDEFGHDGPDQRIKLYLPKAGRALPDAGDGDWFARYRAMDPEVRGALRTYTIRAVRPAQREVDVDFALHGDAGPASAWAARAVIGQEVALIGPNRLYGADCQGHEWSPPVDVSDVLIAGDETAVPAVCGILERLRGTLDPGARVQVFLEVPDAGDVLPLLAPDQAEITWLSRRRPDGTVAANGELLVDAVCAAEFGRGARAAALDASAVDTVDIDLEVLWEVAAAAGSSAYAWIAGEAGAVKTIRRHLVRERGIDKGAVSFMGYWRTGRSES; translated from the coding sequence ATGACCATCGCGACCACCGAGCGTGCCGTCCGGCGCGCCGCAGACGTGCCGTCCTGGCGCCCGTTCCGGGTGACCGTCGCGCGCGTCCAGCAGCTCACGCCGTGCTTCCTGCGCATCACCTTCACCGGCGGCGACCTCGACGAGTTCGGTCACGACGGCCCCGACCAGCGCATCAAGCTCTACCTGCCGAAGGCCGGCCGGGCCCTGCCGGACGCCGGTGACGGCGACTGGTTCGCGCGCTACCGGGCCATGGACCCTGAGGTCCGCGGCGCGCTGCGCACGTACACGATCCGCGCCGTCCGCCCGGCACAGCGCGAGGTCGACGTCGACTTCGCCCTGCACGGCGACGCCGGCCCGGCCTCGGCCTGGGCCGCCCGCGCCGTCATCGGCCAGGAGGTCGCGCTGATCGGCCCCAACCGGCTCTACGGCGCCGACTGCCAGGGCCACGAGTGGAGCCCGCCGGTCGACGTCAGCGACGTGCTGATCGCCGGCGACGAGACGGCGGTCCCCGCGGTGTGCGGCATCCTCGAGCGGCTGAGGGGCACGCTCGATCCCGGCGCGCGCGTGCAGGTGTTCCTGGAGGTCCCCGACGCCGGCGACGTGCTGCCGCTGCTGGCGCCCGACCAGGCCGAGATCACCTGGCTGTCCCGCCGCCGCCCCGACGGCACCGTCGCGGCCAACGGCGAGCTGCTGGTCGACGCGGTGTGTGCGGCCGAGTTCGGCCGGGGCGCCCGGGCCGCCGCGCTGGACGCGAGCGCCGTCGACACCGTCGACATCGACCTCGAGGTGCTGTGGGAGGTCGCCGCGGCGGCCGGCAGCAGCGCCTACGCGTGGATCGCGGGCGAGGCCGGCGCCGTCAAGACGATCCGCCGGCACCTGGTGCGCGAGCGCGGCATCGACAAGGGCGCCGTGTCGTTCATGGGCTACTGGCGCACCGGCCGCTCGGAGAGCTGA
- a CDS encoding SDR family NAD(P)-dependent oxidoreductase, which translates to MNEITPHVAIVTGANAGIGAATAVALGKRGMDVLVAFFRPGHAEGQEEAYNRARAADATEVVAAVEAAGARAHTVEADLTDPAAPRRLFDEAERHLGPVDVLVNNASGWVQDTFAPAATDRFGRPMTQVTEQTFRQQFGVDAMAPALLIAEFARRHVARGGTWGRIVGLTSGGQHGFPDEVSYGAAKAAQENYTMSASVELAAYGVTANIVYPPVTDTGWVTEDVRAAVESSREHTHVATPEEVAEVIAWVVSDEAKLLTGSVVRLR; encoded by the coding sequence ATGAACGAGATCACGCCGCACGTCGCCATCGTCACCGGAGCCAACGCCGGCATCGGCGCCGCCACCGCCGTCGCCCTCGGCAAGCGCGGCATGGACGTGCTCGTGGCGTTCTTCCGGCCGGGCCACGCCGAGGGACAGGAAGAGGCGTACAACCGGGCCCGCGCCGCCGACGCCACCGAGGTCGTCGCCGCCGTCGAGGCCGCGGGCGCCCGCGCGCACACCGTCGAGGCCGACCTCACCGACCCTGCCGCGCCGCGACGGCTGTTCGACGAGGCCGAGCGGCACCTCGGGCCGGTCGACGTCCTCGTCAACAACGCCAGCGGGTGGGTCCAGGACACTTTCGCGCCCGCCGCGACCGACCGGTTCGGCCGGCCGATGACCCAGGTCACCGAGCAGACGTTCCGGCAGCAGTTCGGCGTCGACGCCATGGCACCGGCGCTGCTGATCGCCGAGTTCGCCCGCCGCCACGTCGCCCGCGGCGGCACCTGGGGACGCATCGTCGGGCTGACGTCGGGCGGCCAGCACGGCTTCCCCGACGAGGTGTCGTACGGCGCGGCCAAGGCAGCGCAGGAGAACTACACCATGTCCGCGTCGGTCGAGCTGGCGGCGTACGGCGTCACCGCCAACATCGTCTACCCGCCGGTCACCGACACCGGCTGGGTCACCGAAGACGTCCGCGCCGCCGTCGAGTCCAGCCGCGAGCACACCCACGTCGCCACCCCCGAGGAGGTGGCCGAGGTCATCGCCTGGGTCGTCTCCGACGAGGCCAAGCTGCTCACCGGCAGCGTGGTGCGGCTGCGCTGA
- a CDS encoding MmcQ/YjbR family DNA-binding protein, with amino-acid sequence MIQHDDDVPEEFVEALRDICMGLPDAYEEQAWVGTRWRVRGRTFAHVLTVVPDTDAAYARVVGADQEVTVLTFRAAEEELDALVAGGPPFFKARWGRDVVVLALVDDVDWTEVAELMTESYCLLAPKKLVALVRRPS; translated from the coding sequence ATGATCCAGCACGACGACGACGTGCCCGAAGAGTTCGTCGAGGCGTTGCGCGACATCTGCATGGGTCTGCCCGACGCCTACGAGGAGCAGGCGTGGGTGGGTACGCGGTGGCGGGTGCGCGGGCGCACGTTCGCGCACGTGCTCACCGTCGTGCCCGACACCGATGCGGCATACGCCCGGGTGGTCGGCGCCGACCAGGAGGTGACGGTGCTCACGTTCCGTGCGGCGGAGGAAGAGCTGGACGCGCTGGTGGCGGGCGGCCCGCCGTTCTTCAAGGCCCGCTGGGGCCGCGACGTCGTCGTGTTGGCGCTGGTCGACGACGTCGACTGGACCGAAGTCGCGGAGCTGATGACGGAGAGCTACTGCCTCCTGGCGCCGAAGAAACTGGTGGCGCTGGTCCGCCGTCCCTCGTGA
- a CDS encoding FGGY-family carbohydrate kinase — protein MAEFVLGIDIGTASSKAVLASPGGDVVAVEVVEHDTQRPRPGWVEQDADAVWWSDVCELSRRLTARFPAASIGAVCVSGIGPTVLVAGPDGVPLRPAVLYGVDTRAVGLAGELSARLGEDAVLERCGSRLSSQSAGPKLAWIRENEPDVWARTRYFFMANGYVVYKLTGEYVLDHHSANQAQPLYDRHRGEWIPEWADVVAPGLALPSLRWPTDIAGSVTAPAAAATGLREGTPVAVGTIDAWAEAESVDVRRPGDVMIMYGSTMFFIAVTATPVAHPQLWGTAGQHPGVHTLAGGMASSGSITGWFRSLTGGRPYASLLASAAEVPAGSDGLLALPYFDGERTPFADPDARGVLAGLSLRHGAEHVYRALLEATAFGVRHNLAEFAAAGVEASRVVAVGGGTQGDLWTGIVSSAAGVTQEVPPVTVGAAYGDAKFAAVAIGAASRDDLWNRGGVTVAPDPADAAVYDRLFPLYRELHERTADVQHALARG, from the coding sequence ATGGCCGAGTTCGTCCTCGGGATCGACATCGGGACGGCCAGCAGCAAGGCCGTCCTGGCGTCGCCCGGCGGTGACGTCGTCGCCGTCGAGGTGGTCGAGCACGACACCCAGCGGCCGCGGCCGGGCTGGGTCGAGCAGGACGCCGACGCCGTCTGGTGGTCCGACGTGTGCGAGCTGAGCCGGCGGTTGACGGCGCGGTTCCCGGCCGCGTCGATCGGCGCCGTGTGCGTCAGCGGCATCGGGCCGACGGTGCTGGTGGCCGGGCCCGACGGGGTGCCGCTGCGGCCGGCCGTCCTCTACGGCGTCGACACCCGGGCGGTGGGTCTCGCCGGCGAGCTGTCGGCGCGGCTGGGTGAGGACGCCGTGCTGGAGCGGTGCGGGTCGCGGCTGTCGTCGCAGTCGGCCGGGCCGAAGCTGGCCTGGATCCGCGAGAACGAGCCGGACGTGTGGGCCCGGACCCGGTACTTCTTCATGGCCAACGGCTACGTCGTGTACAAGCTGACCGGCGAGTACGTCCTCGACCACCACTCGGCGAACCAGGCGCAGCCGCTGTACGACCGGCACCGCGGCGAGTGGATCCCGGAGTGGGCCGACGTCGTGGCGCCCGGGCTGGCGCTGCCGTCACTGCGCTGGCCGACGGACATCGCGGGCTCGGTGACGGCGCCCGCGGCGGCCGCGACGGGGCTGCGCGAGGGCACGCCGGTCGCCGTCGGCACCATCGACGCCTGGGCCGAGGCCGAGAGCGTCGACGTCCGTCGTCCCGGCGACGTGATGATCATGTACGGCTCGACGATGTTCTTCATCGCGGTCACGGCCACGCCGGTCGCCCATCCGCAGCTGTGGGGCACGGCCGGGCAGCATCCGGGCGTGCACACGCTGGCCGGCGGCATGGCCAGCTCCGGGTCGATCACCGGCTGGTTCCGCTCGCTGACCGGTGGCCGGCCGTACGCGTCGCTGCTGGCGTCGGCGGCCGAGGTGCCCGCAGGTTCGGATGGCCTGCTGGCGCTGCCGTACTTCGACGGCGAGCGCACCCCGTTCGCCGACCCCGACGCGCGTGGTGTGCTGGCCGGGCTGTCCCTGCGCCACGGCGCCGAGCACGTCTACCGGGCGCTGCTGGAGGCGACCGCGTTCGGGGTGCGGCACAACCTGGCCGAGTTCGCCGCCGCCGGGGTCGAGGCCTCGCGGGTGGTCGCGGTGGGCGGCGGGACCCAGGGCGACCTCTGGACCGGCATCGTCAGCAGCGCCGCCGGGGTGACGCAGGAGGTCCCCCCGGTGACGGTCGGCGCCGCCTACGGCGACGCGAAGTTCGCGGCCGTGGCGATCGGCGCCGCCTCCCGCGACGACCTCTGGAACCGCGGCGGCGTCACGGTGGCCCCCGACCCCGCCGACGCCGCCGTGTACGACCGGCTGTTCCCGCTGTATCGCGAGCTGCACGAGCGGACGGCGGACGTGCAGCACGCCCTCGCCCGCGGCTGA
- a CDS encoding L-fucose/L-arabinose isomerase family protein has translation MARIGLLTISDGRDFVHRDIADWARSSEDAIAAALEGAGHEVVRAPELVSSNALASSQARLVAEARPDLTIFNYSVWAFPHFSMLAADATPGPLVLLSNIDPVQPGMVGMLAAGGSLDQIGRVHGRVWGDVADPATLERLLVHVRAAQAVGGLRGSTFGRFGGRPMGMYTAVANTDQWLSTFGVDVEEIDQWEIVRRSELVSPARAREGREWLEKHANVHYDGKQLTPELLERQIRSYHAVRELIDEWNLDFSGIKGQPELTTHFTTMDVTEAFLNDPYDWEGPKPTHVTATESDMDAALTMQILKLISGDPVLFADVRHYHADRDIWDMANSGQHATWYAARSDDPAENLRRVHLYPEVFFFPAGGASVHHIAAPGDMTLARLTRHSGRYRMQVVRGAFEDYGDEVNEQLARQSTFEWPHAFTRMDVPADEFLSRFGANHIHAVPGDYVAELEQVCRQLDVDFQRLGG, from the coding sequence GTGGCACGTATCGGCCTGTTGACGATCTCCGACGGACGCGACTTCGTGCACCGCGACATCGCGGACTGGGCTCGCTCGTCGGAGGACGCGATCGCCGCGGCGCTGGAGGGCGCCGGGCACGAGGTGGTGCGGGCGCCCGAGCTGGTGTCGTCGAACGCGCTGGCCTCCAGCCAGGCCCGGCTGGTCGCCGAGGCGCGGCCGGACCTCACCATCTTCAACTACTCGGTGTGGGCGTTCCCGCACTTCTCCATGCTCGCCGCCGACGCGACGCCGGGGCCGCTGGTGCTGCTGTCGAACATCGACCCCGTCCAGCCCGGCATGGTCGGCATGCTGGCCGCCGGCGGCTCGCTGGACCAGATCGGCCGCGTGCACGGCCGGGTCTGGGGCGACGTCGCCGACCCCGCGACGCTGGAGCGGCTGCTCGTCCACGTCCGCGCCGCCCAGGCCGTCGGCGGGCTGCGAGGGAGCACGTTCGGCCGGTTCGGCGGCCGCCCGATGGGCATGTACACCGCCGTCGCCAACACCGACCAGTGGCTGTCCACGTTCGGCGTCGACGTCGAGGAGATCGACCAGTGGGAGATCGTCCGCCGGTCCGAGCTGGTGTCGCCGGCCCGCGCCCGTGAGGGCCGGGAGTGGCTGGAGAAGCACGCCAACGTCCACTACGACGGCAAGCAGCTGACGCCCGAGCTGCTGGAGCGGCAGATCCGCTCGTACCACGCGGTGCGTGAGCTGATCGACGAGTGGAACCTCGACTTCTCCGGCATCAAGGGCCAGCCGGAGCTGACGACGCACTTCACCACCATGGACGTCACCGAGGCGTTCCTCAACGACCCGTACGACTGGGAGGGCCCGAAGCCGACCCACGTCACCGCGACGGAGTCCGACATGGACGCCGCGCTGACCATGCAGATCCTCAAGCTGATCTCCGGCGACCCCGTGCTCTTCGCCGACGTCCGGCACTACCACGCCGACCGCGACATCTGGGACATGGCCAACTCCGGCCAGCACGCCACCTGGTACGCCGCCCGCAGCGACGACCCGGCGGAGAACCTGCGCCGCGTGCACCTGTACCCGGAGGTGTTCTTCTTCCCGGCCGGCGGCGCGTCCGTGCACCACATCGCAGCACCCGGCGACATGACGCTGGCCCGGCTCACCCGGCACAGCGGCCGCTACCGCATGCAGGTGGTGCGCGGCGCGTTCGAGGACTACGGCGACGAGGTCAACGAGCAGCTGGCGCGGCAGTCGACGTTCGAGTGGCCGCACGCGTTCACCCGCATGGACGTCCCGGCCGACGAGTTCCTGTCCCGGTTCGGCGCGAACCACATCCACGCGGTGCCGGGCGACTACGTGGCCGAGCTCGAGCAGGTCTGCCGGCAGCTGGACGTCGACTTCCAGCGGCTGGGCGGCTGA
- a CDS encoding ABC transporter substrate-binding protein, with protein sequence MAPPPGHPPGRRSGLPPGPGPTPASLTAEHPERPAGQPERPSRRRFLGLSAALTGAVAAPSLLGACGGTSTASGSEPLQFWNFYAPAPSEDPSLLARAAWMHDTVDRWNAENEQQIELVYAPVLGSEKLATAFSAGEGPDIFLISPGDIARYLNGNMLAELTPHLTREAVDDFFADNLATRMIGDKVYALPMEIEPLALYYSRPAFEAAGLSEGDLPAGWDDLVAVSDRLVSAGQGGLVFPTAQDYYQNFVWYPWMWQGGGEVIAGDGRSGFDSDGAVDALRLWKETVDLGITPRVPPASNDLVVAFSEGYASVWQSGIWSIQDFERKAPDFDYGVIPLPVANGGEPATVLGGWAFAANAKGRNPDEAARFCAWALGSTDDDGVARVADWCIDAKRDISPRRSSLEHGSRAGGYDHEFMRLFRDEIFPSGRGEPRYPPVIYKAVSDAIQSCQLAGGDPEDQAATAAQAIDAYLTTYEGVDLA encoded by the coding sequence ATGGCACCGCCACCCGGTCACCCACCCGGCCGCCGATCCGGGCTCCCGCCCGGTCCCGGCCCCACCCCCGCGTCCCTCACCGCCGAACACCCCGAACGCCCGGCCGGGCAGCCCGAACGCCCGTCCCGGCGGCGCTTCCTCGGCCTCTCCGCCGCGCTCACCGGCGCGGTCGCCGCTCCCAGCCTGCTCGGCGCGTGCGGCGGCACGAGCACCGCCTCGGGCTCGGAGCCGCTGCAGTTCTGGAACTTCTACGCGCCCGCACCCAGCGAGGACCCGTCCCTGCTGGCCCGGGCCGCCTGGATGCACGACACCGTCGACCGCTGGAACGCCGAGAACGAGCAGCAGATCGAGCTCGTCTACGCACCGGTCCTCGGCAGCGAGAAGCTGGCCACCGCGTTCTCCGCGGGCGAGGGCCCGGACATCTTCCTGATCAGTCCCGGCGACATCGCCCGGTACCTCAACGGGAACATGCTGGCCGAGCTCACCCCGCACCTGACGCGGGAGGCGGTCGACGACTTCTTCGCCGACAACCTGGCCACGCGCATGATCGGCGACAAGGTCTACGCGCTGCCGATGGAGATCGAGCCGCTCGCGCTCTACTACAGCCGGCCGGCCTTCGAGGCGGCCGGGCTGTCCGAGGGCGACCTGCCGGCCGGCTGGGACGACCTCGTCGCCGTCAGCGACCGGCTGGTGTCGGCCGGCCAGGGCGGGCTGGTGTTCCCAACGGCACAGGACTACTACCAGAACTTCGTCTGGTACCCGTGGATGTGGCAGGGCGGCGGCGAGGTCATCGCCGGCGACGGGCGCAGCGGCTTCGACTCCGACGGCGCCGTCGACGCGCTTCGGCTGTGGAAGGAGACCGTCGACCTCGGCATCACGCCGCGGGTGCCGCCGGCCTCCAACGACCTCGTCGTCGCGTTCTCGGAGGGCTACGCGTCGGTCTGGCAGTCGGGCATCTGGTCGATCCAGGACTTCGAGCGCAAGGCGCCGGACTTCGACTACGGCGTCATCCCGCTGCCCGTCGCCAACGGTGGCGAGCCGGCCACCGTGCTGGGCGGCTGGGCGTTCGCCGCCAACGCCAAGGGCCGCAACCCCGACGAGGCGGCCCGGTTCTGCGCCTGGGCGCTGGGGTCGACCGACGATGACGGCGTCGCGCGGGTGGCCGACTGGTGCATCGACGCCAAGCGCGATATCTCGCCGCGCCGGTCCAGCCTCGAGCACGGCAGCCGGGCCGGCGGCTACGACCACGAGTTCATGCGGCTGTTCCGCGACGAGATCTTCCCGTCCGGACGCGGCGAGCCGCGCTACCCGCCGGTGATCTACAAGGCGGTGTCCGACGCCATCCAGTCCTGCCAGCTGGCCGGCGGTGACCCGGAGGACCAGGCCGCGACCGCGGCCCAGGCCATCGACGCCTATCTCACCACCTACGAGGGGGTGGACCTCGCATGA
- a CDS encoding carbohydrate ABC transporter permease, giving the protein MSTSATSAAPVSTSAGASAGRDGATSRTRSDRARRERRAAYLFMAPNLIGLTVFVAIPMLLSIVLAFFRVDGFGGYDFVGFANFQRMFSDPYFVSSLGRTLLYLVVMVPGLFLSGLGLALLVRHRFPLVGLFRTALFAPNVVSLVVVALIWQFLLTDDVGFIARLLDGVGVTAPSWLGDPAFALPTVMIITIWFSMGYYMLIFLAGLQDIPREYYEVASIDGAGPWTTFRHITWPLLKPTSFFILLTSTIAVMTGGLDLLVILTGGGPANSTTLIIYYVYQQAFVYGEFGYAAAISSFLVVILLAWSALLFALTKGGRFTHAQ; this is encoded by the coding sequence ATGAGCACCTCCGCCACCAGCGCGGCGCCGGTGTCGACGTCGGCCGGTGCGTCCGCCGGACGGGACGGCGCGACCTCCCGCACCCGCTCCGACCGCGCCCGCCGCGAACGCCGGGCCGCCTACCTGTTCATGGCGCCCAACCTCATCGGCCTGACCGTGTTCGTCGCGATCCCGATGCTGCTGTCGATCGTGCTGGCGTTCTTCCGCGTCGACGGCTTCGGCGGCTACGACTTCGTAGGGTTCGCCAACTTCCAGCGGATGTTCTCCGACCCCTACTTCGTGTCCAGCCTCGGCCGCACGCTGCTCTACCTGGTGGTGATGGTGCCCGGCCTGTTCCTCTCCGGCCTGGGCCTCGCCCTGCTGGTGCGGCACCGGTTCCCGCTGGTGGGGCTGTTCCGCACCGCGCTGTTCGCGCCCAACGTCGTCAGCCTGGTGGTCGTCGCGCTGATCTGGCAGTTCCTGCTGACCGACGACGTCGGCTTCATCGCCCGGCTGCTGGACGGCGTCGGAGTGACGGCGCCGTCGTGGCTGGGCGACCCCGCGTTCGCGCTGCCCACCGTCATGATCATCACGATCTGGTTCTCGATGGGCTACTACATGCTGATCTTCCTGGCCGGCCTGCAGGACATCCCGCGGGAGTACTACGAGGTGGCCAGCATCGACGGCGCCGGGCCGTGGACGACGTTCCGCCACATCACCTGGCCGCTGCTGAAGCCGACCAGCTTCTTCATCCTGCTGACGTCGACGATCGCGGTGATGACCGGCGGGCTGGACCTGCTGGTGATCCTGACCGGCGGCGGCCCGGCCAACTCGACCACGCTGATCATCTACTACGTGTACCAGCAGGCGTTCGTCTACGGCGAGTTCGGCTATGCCGCCGCGATCTCGTCGTTCCTGGTCGTGATCCTGCTGGCGTGGTCGGCGCTGCTGTTCGCCCTGACCAAGGGAGGCCGATTCACCCATGCCCAGTGA
- a CDS encoding carbohydrate ABC transporter permease, protein MSWRRRRSATLFVVVGVITILTVFPLVWMFTSSFKGPDEVLSTDLLPSAPTVDNFDYVFSSAPFGRYLFNSFVVSATVTVVALFFHSMAAYALARLRFPGRDAIFLGIFSTLLVTAPVVLVPLFLVVHRLGLLNSYAGLILPAIFSAFGIFLLRQFYLAIPAELEEAAVLDGCGYWRIYWSIILPLSKSIFAALAVLFFLANWNAFLWPLVATTDSDLQVVQLGIASFQDQNTVDWQYVLAAATVAAVPTLLAFAIFQRRIVESIKTSGMK, encoded by the coding sequence ATGTCCTGGCGGCGCCGCCGGTCGGCCACCCTGTTCGTCGTGGTGGGCGTCATCACCATCCTGACGGTGTTCCCGCTGGTGTGGATGTTCACCAGCTCGTTCAAGGGCCCCGACGAGGTGCTCAGCACCGATTTGCTGCCGTCGGCGCCCACCGTCGACAACTTCGACTACGTGTTCTCGTCCGCGCCGTTCGGCCGGTACCTGTTCAACAGCTTTGTGGTGTCGGCGACGGTCACCGTGGTGGCACTGTTCTTCCACTCGATGGCCGCGTACGCCCTGGCCCGGCTGCGCTTCCCCGGCCGCGACGCGATCTTCCTGGGCATCTTCTCGACGCTGCTGGTGACCGCGCCCGTGGTGCTGGTGCCGCTGTTCCTCGTGGTGCACCGGCTGGGGCTGCTGAACAGCTACGCCGGGCTGATCCTGCCGGCCATCTTCAGCGCGTTCGGTATCTTCCTGCTCCGGCAGTTCTACCTGGCCATCCCGGCCGAGCTGGAGGAGGCGGCCGTGCTGGACGGCTGCGGCTACTGGCGCATCTACTGGTCCATCATCCTGCCGCTCAGCAAGTCCATCTTCGCCGCGCTCGCGGTGCTGTTCTTCCTGGCCAACTGGAACGCGTTCCTGTGGCCGCTGGTCGCGACGACGGACTCGGACCTGCAGGTGGTGCAGCTGGGCATCGCCAGCTTCCAGGACCAGAACACCGTCGACTGGCAGTACGTGCTGGCCGCGGCCACGGTGGCGGCGGTGCCGACCCTGCTGGCGTTCGCGATCTTCCAGCGCCGCATCGTGGAGTCCATCAAGACCTCCGGCATGAAGTGA
- a CDS encoding glycoside hydrolase family 172 protein has product MTKGVVPVLDDPTGLQSLARRSSRVSRSISAENPSGEKGRGGMATEGTGARAAGALGQGWKISPSISIAPGETALLGEIDGPGVITHVWCTTAPHRAWRSTVLRMYWDGAEAPAVEVPLGDFFCQGWNTFSQVSSQTVAVNPNGGFNAYWPMPFRTAARVTLENVSAEEVILYYQIDYELGDVADDAAYLHAQWRRSHPVPRGEVHTVLDGVEGAGHYVGTYLAWGVNDPGWWGEGELKFYLDGDDEFPTICGTGTEDYFGGAWNFDVPEQGYTTFTTPYLGLHQVLRPDGLYVSQQRFGMYRWHVLDPVRFGADLRVTVQSLGIGPGHHNGLPHRYRPTSDDIASTALFYLDAPALDRRPPAPDLMAMEVD; this is encoded by the coding sequence ATGACAAAAGGAGTTGTCCCCGTGCTCGACGACCCGACCGGCCTGCAGTCGCTGGCCCGCCGCTCGTCCCGCGTCAGCCGCTCGATCAGTGCCGAGAACCCCTCCGGCGAGAAGGGCCGCGGTGGCATGGCCACCGAGGGCACCGGCGCCCGGGCGGCCGGCGCGCTGGGCCAGGGCTGGAAGATCTCGCCCAGCATCAGCATCGCGCCCGGCGAGACCGCCCTGCTCGGCGAGATCGACGGGCCCGGCGTCATCACGCACGTCTGGTGCACCACCGCGCCGCACCGCGCGTGGCGGAGCACCGTGCTGCGGATGTACTGGGACGGCGCCGAGGCGCCGGCCGTCGAGGTGCCGCTGGGCGACTTCTTCTGCCAGGGCTGGAACACGTTCAGTCAGGTGTCGTCGCAGACCGTGGCGGTGAACCCCAACGGCGGCTTCAACGCCTACTGGCCGATGCCGTTCCGCACCGCCGCCCGCGTGACGCTGGAGAACGTCTCGGCCGAGGAGGTCATCCTCTACTACCAGATCGACTACGAGCTGGGCGACGTCGCCGACGACGCCGCCTACCTGCACGCGCAATGGCGGCGCAGCCACCCGGTGCCGCGCGGCGAGGTGCACACCGTCCTCGACGGCGTCGAGGGCGCCGGGCACTACGTCGGCACCTACCTGGCGTGGGGCGTCAACGACCCCGGCTGGTGGGGCGAGGGCGAGCTGAAGTTCTACCTCGACGGCGACGACGAGTTCCCCACCATCTGCGGCACCGGCACCGAGGACTACTTCGGCGGCGCCTGGAACTTCGACGTCCCCGAGCAGGGCTACACCACGTTCACCACGCCGTACCTCGGCCTGCACCAGGTGCTGCGGCCGGACGGGCTCTACGTCAGCCAGCAGCGGTTCGGCATGTACCGCTGGCACGTGCTGGACCCGGTCCGGTTCGGCGCGGACCTGCGGGTCACCGTCCAGAGCCTCGGCATCGGCCCGGGCCACCACAACGGGCTGCCGCACCGGTACCGGCCGACCAGCGACGACATCGCCTCGACCGCGCTGTTCTACCTCGACGCGCCGGCACTGGACCGGCGCCCGCCCGCGCCGGACCTCATGGCCATGGAGGTGGACTGA